Genomic segment of Thermoflexus sp.:
GAGCGGATGATCTGTTCCGCTGACCAGCAGGCAAAGCCTGATCCCCAAAGGAGCGAAGGCGATGATCCTGTCGGGGATCCGCATTCTGGATCTCACCCGATTGCTGCCGGGACCTTTCGCCACGCAGTGGCTGGTGGCGATGGGCGCGGAGGTCATCCGCGTGGAGCCGCCGAACGGGGGTGACTGGCTTCGCGAGATGCCCCCCTTTGTAGAGGGGATGGGCGCATGGTTTACCGCGGCGAATCGGGGCAAGAAGAGCGTGGCCATCGACCTCAAACAGCCTGAGGGGCGGGAGCTCTTCCTCCGCCTGGTTCGATCGGCCGATGGGGTGGTGGAGGGCTTTCGGCCGGGCGTGATGGCCCGGCTGGGCCTGGCCCCTGAGCTCCTCCTCCGCCAGCAACCCCGTCTGATTTATGCCTCCCTCACCGGCTATGGGGCCGGCAGCCGCTGGCGGGAACGGGCCGGGCATGATCTGAACTACCTTGCCCTGGCCGGCTTTCTGGGGCTCAACGGGCCGCGGGAGGGACCTCCGATGCCGCCGGCTGTGCCGGTCGCCGATTTCGGCGGGGCGATGGCGTTGGTGATCGCGGTGCTGGCCGGCCTCTTCTATCGCGAGCGGACCGGCCGGGGGGTCGTCCTGGACGCGTCGATCTTTGAGGTCGTGGTGACCTGGATGCAACCCTTCTGGCGGGCCCATCGGGCAGGGCTCCCGGCAGCCCGGGAGGGGATGCCCCTCAACGGGGCTCTTCCATGTTACCGGGTGTATGTCACGGCGGATGGGGGGGCGATGGCGCTGGCGGCCCTGGAGCCGGCCTTTTGGCGTTCTTTCTGCGAAGCGGTGGGACATCCGGAGTGGATCCCCCGCGCCTTCGATCCGGCGCTCATCCCGGAGGTGGCCGCGCTGTTTCGGAGCCGGGCCCGGAGGGAATGGGAAGCCCTCCGGGAGACCCTCGATGCCTGCCTGGAACCGGTGCTGGAGCCGGCGGAAGCCATCCAGTTGCTGAGGGATCTTGCCCCTGCATTCCAGGATGAGCACCCATGCCTGCCGTTCACCCTGGATGGGAAACGGCTTGCGGCGATGGGCCCTCCTCCTCGTCTGGGGGAACACACGGTGGAGATCCTGAGGGGCATAGGAGTGGAAGCCGCTGACCTGGAGGACCTGGCGCGCCGGGGCATCATCCGGGCGGAGGGCGTGGATGGAGCCTGAGCGCCATTGCCGCTTCGGTTCCACGGTCGACATCCGGCATGGCGTCACTCCTCCCCGATCAGCTCCAATTCCGAGAACATCACCGAATAACTGTGGCCGGAGGCATAAATCCGCAGACGGGTGAGGGTAGCGGGGGGCGCCCCGATGGCCCGCAGCGATTCCATCAGGTTCCCCGAGTCGAAGGTATACCATTCCCCCAGGGGGACTCGAATATGAACGTTATAAGGGGGCGGGCAAACCTGGGGGAGGCAGCTTTCCGGCGTTTGAGGACTCACTTCGCCGATGGCATAGAAGCCTTGTAGCCACTGGCGATCGCTGCCGTTGATGTCTTTATATTCCAGGCGGATCATCAGCGGACATTCGGTCCCCACGACCCCACATACTGCGACATCCTGGGAGAGGATCTTCAGACTGATGTGCAACTGGAGCGAGCGGAAATCCCGCACATCCTGGTTGAGGACAAGGAAAACTCCGGTTTGGGCGTGATCGAACCCGAAGCGTGAGATCGCCAGCACGCGACGGCCAGCCTCCGAAATTTGGGCCACTGCCCCCAGGCTTTCGCCGGGTTGCTTGACAAACCGGAAGATCGCCCATTGGCCGGGGGGAACCGGATCCTCCACACTTCGCTCCGGCAGGGGGGCCTGGAAAAGGCTCGGCAGCAGATTCCGCCCCGCTCCCAACGGTCCCTCCACCCGGCCGTCCAG
This window contains:
- a CDS encoding CaiB/BaiF CoA-transferase family protein, giving the protein MILSGIRILDLTRLLPGPFATQWLVAMGAEVIRVEPPNGGDWLREMPPFVEGMGAWFTAANRGKKSVAIDLKQPEGRELFLRLVRSADGVVEGFRPGVMARLGLAPELLLRQQPRLIYASLTGYGAGSRWRERAGHDLNYLALAGFLGLNGPREGPPMPPAVPVADFGGAMALVIAVLAGLFYRERTGRGVVLDASIFEVVVTWMQPFWRAHRAGLPAAREGMPLNGALPCYRVYVTADGGAMALAALEPAFWRSFCEAVGHPEWIPRAFDPALIPEVAALFRSRARREWEALRETLDACLEPVLEPAEAIQLLRDLAPAFQDEHPCLPFTLDGKRLAAMGPPPRLGEHTVEILRGIGVEAADLEDLARRGIIRAEGVDGA